In Nicotiana tabacum cultivar K326 chromosome 21, ASM71507v2, whole genome shotgun sequence, one DNA window encodes the following:
- the LOC142175132 gene encoding uncharacterized protein LOC142175132 — MAIDQDIEELLIMGDSNLIIRQAQSECETRDVKLIPYRQHVEDLSKRFKLVEFRYIPCFHNELVDALATLASMLPYPGNLHIDPSEIQIRERHGYCNTVEVEPNVQPWYHDIKRFLRTKEYPEQASGDKKRTIKRLAMRMFKNQRVRLFGSDTTR; from the exons atggcaatcgaccaagataTTGAAGAACTATTGATCATGGGGGATTCAAacttgattatccgacaagctcagaGTGAATGTGAAACTCGGGAcgtcaagcttattccatacaggcaacatgtggaagatcttagcaagcgGTTCAAGTtagtcgagttcaggtacatccctTGTTTTCATAATGAATTGGTCGATGCACTcgctactttagcctcgatgtTGCCGTATCCAGGCAATCTCCACATTGACCCGTCAGAAATCCAAATTCGGGAAAGGCATGGTTACTGCAATACGGTTGAGGTGGAACCaaatgttcagccatggtatcatgatatcaagagatTTCTGAGAACTAaagaatatcccgagcaagccagtggagacaAAAAGAGAACCATTAAACGGCTTGCAA tGAGGATGTTCAAGAATCAGAGAGTGCGGCTGtttggatctgatacaaccagatga